A stretch of Persephonella sp. DNA encodes these proteins:
- a CDS encoding glycosyltransferase family 2 protein codes for MPQVSVVIPVYNGEKYVVQSINSILNQTFKDTEIIIVNDASQDNSEKVIYENFEDLIDNGKIKYTRNQKNQGRNISGNIGAKLASGNYLFFLDADDLWKENHIEEILKIFESQNPDIVFARPRTFIDETGKIKRKSKSKIPENIDYIVFSSKIGFPSATAFKKNTFIFYNPEYKFREDIELFFRARLSGQKIVIADTDTVLIREHSAPTRMSKSSNFYKYTLKLYEDYKDKIPVNYRGNFYFHISEVAFKFGDFKTGYSFLFKALKAKPSLISDGRFLITFLKRGFRIDRLFFS; via the coding sequence ATGCCTCAAGTTAGTGTTGTAATTCCCGTTTATAATGGCGAAAAATATGTTGTTCAATCTATAAACTCCATATTAAATCAGACTTTTAAGGACACAGAGATTATTATTGTGAATGATGCCTCACAGGACAATTCGGAAAAAGTTATTTATGAGAATTTTGAAGACTTGATAGATAACGGAAAAATCAAATATACGAGAAATCAAAAAAATCAAGGAAGAAATATATCTGGGAATATTGGGGCTAAATTAGCTTCAGGAAATTATCTATTCTTTTTGGATGCCGATGATTTATGGAAAGAAAATCATATAGAAGAAATTCTAAAAATCTTTGAAAGTCAAAATCCAGATATAGTTTTTGCAAGGCCAAGAACGTTTATAGATGAAACAGGAAAGATAAAAAGAAAATCAAAAAGTAAAATCCCAGAAAATATTGATTACATTGTATTTTCTTCTAAAATTGGCTTTCCTTCGGCAACTGCTTTTAAAAAAAATACATTTATTTTTTATAACCCAGAGTATAAATTCCGTGAAGATATTGAACTTTTTTTTAGAGCAAGATTATCTGGCCAAAAAATTGTTATTGCGGACACAGATACAGTCCTCATAAGAGAGCATTCAGCTCCTACACGAATGAGTAAAAGTAGTAATTTTTATAAATATACATTAAAGCTTTATGAAGATTATAAAGACAAAATTCCTGTAAACTATAGGGGAAATTTTTATTTTCATATTTCTGAAGTGGCTTTTAAGTTTGGTGATTTTAAAACAGGATATAGCTTTTTATTTAAAGCACTTAAAGCAAAACCTTCTCTTATTTCTGATGGTAGATTTTTAATTACCTTTTTAAAAAGAGGCTTTAGAATAGATAGATTATTTTTTTCCTGA
- a CDS encoding glycosyltransferase family 2 protein, translated as MLSVVIVAKNEEDRIERALKSVSDLASEIILVDSGSTDKTVEIAKKYGAKVFFREWKNYGDQVDYAIKLVSQPWLFVLDADEEVSPELKKSIQEAIKNPTADCYMVNRRTYYLGKFLNYSWYPEWRLRLFKKGKVEYERKVHAKPICKGSIGKLKGDLYHYSFRSLKEQFDKTVRFAQQSADLMYSQGKKFHAYNLILNPIAYFIKFYFIKRGFLDGTRGLIIALSGSMYAFMKYAFLYEKYIKEKSGKK; from the coding sequence ATGCTTTCTGTAGTTATTGTTGCTAAGAACGAAGAAGACAGAATAGAAAGAGCTCTTAAAAGTGTATCTGATTTAGCCTCAGAAATAATACTGGTTGATTCAGGTTCTACTGATAAAACAGTTGAAATTGCCAAAAAATACGGTGCCAAAGTATTTTTTCGTGAATGGAAAAACTATGGCGACCAAGTTGATTATGCAATAAAGCTGGTAAGCCAGCCATGGTTATTTGTCCTTGATGCAGATGAGGAAGTATCACCAGAGTTAAAAAAATCAATTCAAGAAGCAATAAAAAATCCTACTGCAGATTGTTATATGGTAAACAGAAGAACATATTATCTTGGGAAATTCCTGAATTACTCATGGTATCCTGAATGGAGATTAAGACTTTTTAAAAAAGGAAAGGTTGAGTATGAGAGAAAAGTCCACGCCAAACCTATATGCAAAGGAAGCATAGGTAAACTTAAAGGGGACTTATATCACTATTCATTTAGGAGTTTAAAAGAACAATTTGATAAAACAGTTAGATTTGCCCAACAATCAGCAGACCTAATGTATTCACAGGGAAAAAAATTCCATGCCTATAATCTAATCTTAAATCCTATAGCATATTTTATTAAATTTTATTTTATTAAAAGAGGCTTCCTTGACGGCACAAGGGGGTTAATCATTGCCCTTTCTGGAAGTATGTATGCCTTTATGAAATATGCATTTTTATATGAGAAATATATCAAAGAAAAATCAGGAAAAAAATAA
- the moaA gene encoding GTP 3',8-cyclase MoaA: MLQEITYLRVSVTDKCNLKCFYCRPDNSEFVPHEEILRYEEIARLVKAMTKYGLKKVRITGGEPLVRPQLEELVRMLREIPEIKDISLTTNGITLAKHAEELRKAGLDRLNISIDSLKPDLFYQITKGKLEDVLEGIKVSKELGYDPIKVNAVIVKGLNEDEALDFVEFGAEYGVEVRFIEMMPIGGELINWSEEKVKPLDEIKQKIEEKYGKLIPSISIGSGAARVYKVPKLNTKIGFITPMSNPFCDGCSKLRLTAEGHIKLCLRTDEEIDAKPVIRNGTDEELDRFIKKVLIEKEISNQKIIKSGYAFSDCRRIMTSIGG; encoded by the coding sequence ATGTTGCAGGAAATAACATACCTGAGGGTTTCTGTTACAGATAAATGCAATCTTAAGTGTTTTTACTGTCGTCCTGACAACTCAGAGTTCGTTCCCCATGAAGAAATCTTGAGATATGAAGAAATAGCCAGACTTGTAAAGGCAATGACAAAATATGGCCTGAAAAAAGTTCGTATAACCGGCGGCGAACCTCTGGTAAGACCACAACTGGAAGAACTGGTTAGAATGCTAAGGGAAATTCCGGAAATAAAAGATATATCCCTCACCACAAACGGAATTACACTTGCAAAACATGCAGAAGAGCTTAGAAAAGCAGGTTTAGATAGACTGAATATTTCCATAGACAGCCTAAAACCAGACCTATTTTATCAGATAACAAAAGGCAAACTTGAGGATGTCCTTGAAGGCATAAAAGTCTCAAAAGAACTGGGATACGACCCCATAAAAGTAAATGCAGTTATTGTAAAAGGTTTAAACGAAGATGAGGCATTGGATTTTGTTGAGTTTGGAGCAGAATACGGAGTAGAAGTCAGATTTATTGAGATGATGCCAATAGGCGGAGAACTTATAAACTGGTCAGAAGAAAAGGTCAAACCCCTTGATGAAATAAAACAAAAAATAGAAGAGAAATATGGAAAGCTAATTCCTTCAATTTCCATAGGAAGCGGTGCAGCAAGGGTTTATAAAGTGCCTAAGTTAAACACAAAAATAGGATTTATCACCCCTATGTCAAATCCTTTCTGCGATGGATGTTCTAAACTAAGACTAACTGCAGAAGGACATATAAAGCTATGTCTCAGAACAGATGAGGAGATAGATGCAAAACCTGTTATTAGAAATGGAACAGATGAAGAACTAGACAGATTTATCAAAAAAGTTCTTATTGAGAAGGAAATCTCAAATCAGAAAATCATAAAATCAGGCTATGCATTCTCAGATTGCAGAAGAATAATGACAAGTATAGGAGGATAG
- the rsmG gene encoding 16S rRNA (guanine(527)-N(7))-methyltransferase RsmG, with protein sequence MIQKLKELAEKNGIYLNEEQLKKFEKYLELLSKWNRVYNLTSIRKKEEIITKHFLDSFTLVKVFERTGISVEGKKIADLGSGGGFPGVPIKIYYGDKIDMYLIEAVQKKCIFLEMLGRELELDYKVLCDRAENIDQKFDIVLSRATGDVFDVLKWGKDLLKEDGYLIIMKGKKVEEELKPYTLSMKFAGLPERKFVIIQKS encoded by the coding sequence ATGATACAAAAACTAAAAGAGTTGGCAGAAAAAAACGGGATATATCTTAATGAAGAGCAGCTAAAGAAGTTTGAGAAATATCTGGAATTACTATCTAAATGGAACAGGGTTTATAATCTCACATCAATAAGAAAAAAAGAGGAAATAATAACAAAGCATTTTTTAGATAGTTTTACCCTTGTTAAAGTTTTTGAAAGGACAGGTATATCTGTAGAAGGTAAAAAAATAGCTGACCTTGGTTCAGGTGGAGGATTTCCCGGAGTTCCTATTAAGATATATTATGGGGATAAAATTGATATGTATCTGATTGAGGCTGTTCAGAAAAAATGTATATTTCTGGAAATGCTTGGAAGGGAGCTTGAGCTGGATTATAAGGTGTTGTGCGACAGGGCAGAGAATATAGACCAAAAATTTGATATCGTTCTGAGCCGTGCCACAGGAGATGTTTTTGATGTTTTAAAATGGGGAAAAGACCTGTTAAAAGAAGATGGCTATCTGATTATTATGAAAGGCAAAAAAGTTGAGGAAGAGTTAAAGCCATATACCCTATCTATGAAATTTGCAGGACTACCGGAGAGAAAGTTCGTAATTATCCAGAAATCCTGA
- a CDS encoding sigma-54 dependent transcriptional regulator encodes MIKRKILIVDDDKDILSLMRIKLKNESFLVKTENSPLKALDIISSEEIDLIIVDQQMPEITGLEFIEIVKEQYPEMPIILMTAYGQIEDAVKAIKIGALHYITKPINYEELKHVINQAFEITSLKEEIKNLKDIISDEIIVESKKMRDIIETAKKVAPFDATVLITGESGTGKEVIARFIHKHSKRAKKSFIAINCGAIPENLLEAELFGYQKGAFTGADFDKKGLIEEANGGTLFLDEIGELPLNLQVKLLRVIQEQEIKPLGSNKSKKINVRFIAATNKNLEKLVKIGAFREDLYYRLNVIKVNIPPLRKRKEDIIPLAQFFIKKYSLKYGIKPKTLSKKAEEDLLNYDWPGNVRELENTIERLLLTTSGNTIRKIFKKSSTVDNLKKFRDAKEEFEKRYIEKLLEKTKGNISKASRISGLTRAQIYRYIKKYNISF; translated from the coding sequence ATGATTAAGAGGAAAATACTAATTGTAGATGATGATAAGGATATTTTATCCCTTATGAGAATAAAGCTAAAAAATGAGAGTTTCCTGGTAAAAACTGAAAATTCTCCATTAAAAGCCCTTGATATAATTTCCAGTGAAGAAATAGACCTTATTATAGTCGACCAGCAAATGCCTGAAATAACAGGTTTAGAATTCATAGAAATAGTAAAAGAACAATATCCGGAAATGCCTATAATTCTTATGACAGCCTATGGTCAAATAGAAGACGCAGTTAAAGCAATAAAAATAGGAGCACTCCATTACATAACAAAACCTATAAATTATGAAGAGCTGAAACATGTAATTAATCAAGCCTTTGAGATAACTTCTCTCAAGGAAGAGATTAAAAATTTAAAAGATATTATTTCAGATGAAATTATCGTAGAAAGTAAAAAAATGAGAGATATTATTGAAACCGCAAAAAAAGTGGCACCTTTTGATGCTACTGTTTTAATAACAGGAGAAAGCGGGACAGGGAAAGAGGTAATAGCAAGATTCATTCATAAACATAGTAAGAGGGCAAAGAAATCTTTTATTGCAATAAATTGTGGAGCGATACCGGAAAATTTACTTGAGGCTGAGTTGTTTGGATACCAAAAAGGTGCATTTACAGGGGCAGATTTTGATAAAAAAGGTCTGATAGAAGAGGCCAATGGAGGGACATTATTCTTAGATGAGATTGGGGAGTTACCACTTAATTTGCAGGTTAAACTTTTAAGGGTTATTCAAGAGCAAGAAATAAAACCTCTTGGAAGCAATAAATCAAAGAAAATAAATGTTCGTTTTATAGCAGCTACTAACAAGAATTTGGAAAAACTTGTAAAAATAGGAGCATTTAGAGAAGACCTATATTACAGGTTAAATGTGATAAAAGTTAATATTCCTCCTTTACGAAAAAGGAAGGAAGATATAATTCCCCTTGCACAGTTTTTTATAAAAAAATATTCCCTGAAATATGGAATAAAGCCAAAAACTTTGTCTAAAAAGGCAGAAGAAGACCTATTGAATTATGATTGGCCTGGAAATGTTCGTGAACTTGAAAACACCATTGAGAGATTACTTTTAACAACCTCCGGAAATACCATTAGAAAAATTTTTAAAAAATCTTCAACGGTTGATAATCTGAAAAAATTTCGGGATGCAAAGGAAGAATTTGAAAAAAGGTATATAGAAAAACTGCTTGAGAAAACAAAAGGTAATATATCAAAGGCTTCACGAATTTCAGGGCTTACGAGAGCTCAGATATACAGATATATAAAGAAATATAATATCTCTTTCTAA
- a CDS encoding response regulator produces the protein MKKVLIIDDDAHNRFLLKLILQKENLSVVEAKTGKEGIEKVLKENPDLILLDVMMPDINGYEVYKKIKDKNIPIIFLTASEDNEEDVDYILKPIDINRLITKIKEKLR, from the coding sequence ATGAAAAAAGTTCTGATTATAGATGATGATGCACATAATAGGTTCTTACTTAAACTGATTCTTCAAAAGGAAAATTTATCTGTTGTAGAAGCAAAAACAGGGAAAGAAGGTATAGAAAAAGTCCTGAAAGAAAATCCAGACCTTATTTTACTTGATGTTATGATGCCTGATATTAATGGCTATGAAGTCTACAAGAAGATAAAAGACAAAAATATTCCTATTATTTTCCTAACAGCTTCAGAAGATAATGAAGAAGACGTAGACTATATTTTAAAACCCATTGATATAAACAGGCTGATAACAAAAATAAAAGAGAAATTAAGATGA
- a CDS encoding ATP-binding protein — MSIRTKILLALLFLGLLPYGITGCFIFRYGENLLKENIKNQQIQNIELVKKNIEDYFSSISKNLLFWSKAQIMDDIVTGDMDKRIQIFLDQIKRNYRIKGDIFVVDKKGNVIASTREGSFGKSISKYIENKNISISFDIYASFHKEKIGKIIYTLSPENLKYFLFSSSIASLSVFDPKTNQNIGFIKNIPQKYNYENDKYLYIFEKFKEKPLKNWFLVSRINKNIAFFPLKKVENFFFLVFFSGFGLIVFLAFYLSKKLVNPMKKIANTMEDVVRTKNYSKRFFYHGDDEIAILSKAFNYMLSEIEKALNTIKEENRKRLELFSNLIEIFSKITTLQNEKEVLNVAVEELKKFFSDTKVSFLEKEKPFSVKIETEKVKGYLVFETKRKISEEEKKFFVSIGNLIGLLIEKVELLNKSQEASKAKSAFISNMSHELRTPLNSIIGFSQFLKMEEKDKTKKEALNSIETSGKHLLEIINDILEYAKIEAGAVKINKEKFNVKELFEEIKQIIKPLSDGKNLELVFPDRNIEVYTDKKLLKQVLINLLSNAVKFTEKGSIKVSVWTEGNKVFFSVKDTGIGIREEDIPKIFKNFTQLENPLQKKYKGTGLGLAITKEYVYLLGGEIKVKSEGIGKGSEFIFYIS, encoded by the coding sequence ATGAGTATCAGAACAAAAATATTATTAGCATTGCTTTTTTTAGGGCTTCTACCTTACGGAATAACAGGATGTTTTATTTTTAGGTATGGTGAAAATCTCCTTAAAGAAAATATAAAAAATCAGCAAATACAAAATATAGAGCTTGTTAAGAAAAATATAGAAGACTACTTTTCTTCCATAAGTAAAAATCTCCTTTTCTGGTCAAAAGCTCAGATTATGGACGATATTGTTACAGGTGATATGGATAAAAGAATACAGATATTTTTAGACCAGATAAAAAGAAACTATAGGATAAAAGGCGATATATTTGTTGTGGATAAGAAAGGTAATGTTATTGCTTCTACCAGAGAAGGAAGTTTCGGAAAAAGTATTTCAAAGTATATAGAAAATAAAAATATTTCTATATCTTTTGATATATATGCGTCTTTTCACAAGGAAAAAATAGGGAAAATAATATACACCTTATCTCCTGAAAATTTGAAATATTTTCTTTTTTCCAGTTCTATAGCATCACTTTCTGTTTTTGACCCTAAAACAAATCAAAATATTGGGTTTATAAAAAATATTCCCCAAAAATATAACTATGAAAATGACAAATACCTTTATATTTTTGAGAAATTCAAAGAAAAACCTTTGAAAAACTGGTTTCTTGTATCTAGGATAAATAAAAATATAGCTTTCTTCCCTTTAAAAAAGGTTGAAAATTTCTTTTTCCTTGTGTTTTTTAGTGGTTTTGGATTAATAGTCTTTCTTGCTTTTTATCTATCAAAAAAGCTTGTAAATCCTATGAAAAAAATTGCTAATACAATGGAAGATGTTGTAAGAACCAAAAACTATTCAAAGAGGTTTTTTTATCATGGAGATGACGAAATAGCCATTTTATCAAAAGCATTTAACTATATGCTTTCAGAAATAGAAAAAGCCCTAAATACTATAAAAGAGGAAAATAGAAAAAGACTTGAACTTTTTAGTAATCTTATTGAAATTTTCAGTAAAATTACAACTTTGCAAAATGAAAAAGAAGTGCTTAATGTTGCTGTTGAGGAACTAAAGAAATTTTTCAGTGATACAAAAGTAAGTTTTTTAGAAAAAGAAAAACCATTTTCAGTAAAAATTGAAACGGAAAAGGTTAAAGGTTATCTTGTTTTTGAAACAAAAAGAAAAATTTCCGAAGAAGAAAAGAAGTTTTTTGTATCAATAGGAAATCTTATAGGTTTACTTATAGAAAAAGTAGAACTTTTGAATAAATCTCAGGAAGCCTCAAAGGCAAAATCAGCGTTTATATCAAATATGTCTCATGAACTGAGGACTCCGTTAAATAGCATAATAGGATTTTCCCAATTTTTAAAAATGGAAGAAAAGGACAAAACTAAAAAGGAAGCATTAAATAGTATAGAAACTTCAGGAAAACATCTCCTTGAAATAATAAATGATATTCTTGAGTATGCAAAAATAGAAGCCGGTGCCGTAAAAATAAATAAAGAAAAATTTAATGTAAAAGAACTATTTGAAGAAATTAAACAGATAATAAAACCTCTATCAGATGGGAAGAATCTTGAGCTTGTTTTTCCGGATAGGAATATTGAAGTCTATACTGATAAAAAACTATTAAAACAGGTTTTGATTAACCTACTTTCTAATGCTGTCAAATTTACAGAGAAAGGAAGTATAAAGGTTTCCGTCTGGACAGAAGGAAATAAAGTGTTTTTTTCTGTAAAGGATACAGGAATAGGTATTAGGGAGGAGGACATTCCAAAAATATTTAAAAATTTTACCCAGCTTGAAAATCCTTTACAGAAGAAATATAAGGGAACAGGTCTTGGACTTGCTATTACCAAGGAATATGTCTATCTGTTAGGTGGAGAAATAAAAGTTAAAAGCGAAGGTATAGGAAAAGGTTCAGAGTTTATTTTTTATATTTCTTAG
- a CDS encoding N-glycosylase/DNA lyase, producing MIPAKEEIEKAKQEVEKYVNQRISEFKNLKEKNLTTFDFRPFVDIEPYQADIFSEACFCILTANSSAVMGIKIQKEVGIEGFKEYPFEKLFEIIRKKGHRFAAQRAERIIKLRSQEDFLLEIAKEKNGKEAREKLVKAIYGYGYKEASHFLRNIGFDDVAIIDRHISRFLFEKGLVQPRKTITKKVYLECEEALEKIAADMGLTQAELDLYIFYIKTGKVLK from the coding sequence TTGATACCTGCTAAAGAAGAAATAGAAAAAGCAAAACAGGAAGTAGAAAAATACGTTAATCAAAGAATATCAGAATTTAAAAACCTGAAAGAAAAAAATCTAACAACATTTGATTTTAGACCTTTTGTAGATATTGAACCTTACCAGGCTGATATATTCTCAGAGGCTTGTTTTTGTATTTTGACTGCTAATTCTTCTGCAGTAATGGGAATAAAAATCCAAAAGGAAGTAGGTATTGAAGGATTTAAAGAGTATCCTTTTGAAAAATTATTTGAGATTATCAGAAAAAAAGGACATAGGTTTGCAGCCCAAAGGGCAGAAAGAATTATAAAACTCAGAAGTCAGGAAGATTTTTTACTTGAGATTGCAAAAGAAAAAAATGGCAAAGAAGCAAGAGAAAAACTGGTAAAAGCCATATACGGTTATGGATACAAAGAGGCCAGCCATTTTTTAAGAAATATAGGATTTGATGATGTTGCTATTATAGACAGGCATATATCCAGATTTTTGTTTGAAAAAGGCCTTGTCCAGCCAAGAAAAACTATAACCAAAAAAGTTTATCTTGAATGCGAGGAAGCCCTTGAAAAAATTGCCGCAGATATGGGTCTAACCCAGGCAGAACTTGACCTGTATATCTTTTACATCAAAACAGGTAAAGTTTTGAAGTAA
- a CDS encoding helix-turn-helix domain-containing protein — protein MIDLIQASKICKDEREKRGLSRKDLHKITKLPVDIIRRLEEDENYLKKEPYAYFQMKVLLNYFGIDEELSREISPEEPKKEREEIVEYQPKSSFLKFFKGVFGALILVLFTALSFSFKEKDEDNFASFLSLLNSTPEENAKPQKNPDRNIKNIKNIHLKAKNYVWITAYIDGKEKVIKLRKGQSIKLKFNKKIKFETIGNANNLVIIFDNRKVALNQKIIHNLFVDNEGVFYNGYNLAQEES, from the coding sequence TTGATTGACCTCATTCAAGCATCTAAAATTTGCAAAGATGAGAGGGAAAAGAGAGGTCTATCCAGAAAAGACCTTCACAAAATCACGAAACTACCTGTTGACATCATAAGAAGATTAGAAGAAGATGAAAATTACCTTAAAAAAGAACCATACGCCTATTTCCAGATGAAAGTCCTTTTGAACTATTTTGGTATAGATGAGGAGCTTTCAAGGGAAATCTCACCGGAAGAACCAAAAAAAGAAAGGGAAGAAATAGTAGAATATCAGCCAAAAAGTTCCTTTCTTAAATTCTTTAAAGGTGTTTTTGGAGCATTAATACTTGTTTTATTCACAGCCCTGTCATTTTCATTTAAAGAAAAAGATGAAGACAATTTTGCATCATTTTTATCCCTTCTAAATTCAACCCCTGAGGAAAACGCCAAACCACAGAAAAATCCTGATAGAAATATAAAAAATATTAAAAACATCCACCTGAAAGCAAAAAATTATGTGTGGATTACAGCCTATATAGACGGTAAAGAAAAAGTAATAAAACTAAGAAAAGGTCAATCTATAAAACTAAAATTCAATAAAAAGATTAAATTTGAAACTATAGGGAATGCGAATAATCTTGTTATTATCTTTGATAACAGAAAAGTTGCCCTTAATCAAAAAATAATCCATAATCTTTTTGTTGATAACGAAGGAGTCTTCTATAATGGATACAATCTGGCACAGGAAGAAAGTTGA
- a CDS encoding epoxyqueuosine reductase QueH has product MDKILVHICCGVDAIYALQKIKEEFPNSYIEGYFYDPNIHPEEEYELRWVETQRVCNQLGINCEKAEYDIQNWLTAVKGLENEPERGARCTVCHDVRLEKTAQRAKEKGFNKITTVLMMSPKKDFQVLKSVGEKVASQYGLEFVAIDFRKGGGVEKMNKLSKESQLYHQNYCGCMFALFQQRKGEFVEELVSFGKGRLPGSREELLFIKQIRTFAEELGLPCTEKDFDFMNWRLISSVMKVNKQHVFHTVLWGSHSIKGILRAKISDIVELEDKRVCFLSKSNTQIWVLNSSLKEIPLEKPRNFTHPIFVVGNETQLNIGDKVELQLKTKFDENGKSQNLYIGEDTATEFIDFWSDTLPDGSYGCNIEKIKNELIKHKVDIKNGKLQIRIFGAHTIGQLGKKTLQEKSLNLSYY; this is encoded by the coding sequence ATGGATAAAATTTTGGTTCATATATGCTGCGGAGTAGATGCGATTTATGCACTGCAAAAAATAAAAGAAGAGTTTCCAAATTCATATATAGAGGGGTATTTCTACGACCCTAATATACACCCAGAGGAAGAATACGAACTTAGATGGGTAGAAACCCAAAGGGTATGTAATCAGCTTGGAATAAACTGTGAAAAAGCTGAGTATGATATCCAGAACTGGTTAACAGCAGTTAAAGGACTGGAAAATGAACCAGAAAGAGGAGCAAGATGCACAGTTTGCCACGATGTCAGACTGGAGAAAACAGCACAAAGAGCAAAAGAAAAAGGGTTTAATAAAATCACAACCGTTCTTATGATGAGTCCTAAAAAGGATTTTCAGGTTTTAAAATCTGTAGGTGAGAAAGTAGCTTCCCAGTATGGTCTTGAGTTTGTAGCTATAGATTTCCGTAAAGGTGGCGGCGTTGAAAAGATGAACAAGCTATCCAAAGAAAGCCAGCTATACCACCAGAATTACTGTGGGTGTATGTTTGCCCTATTCCAGCAAAGAAAAGGTGAGTTTGTGGAAGAACTGGTTAGCTTCGGTAAAGGAAGACTTCCAGGTAGCAGAGAAGAACTACTTTTTATAAAACAAATAAGAACCTTTGCAGAAGAACTGGGGCTACCCTGCACAGAAAAAGATTTTGATTTTATGAACTGGCGTTTAATATCTTCTGTGATGAAAGTTAATAAACAACATGTTTTCCACACGGTTTTATGGGGTTCCCATTCAATAAAAGGAATACTTAGAGCAAAAATCAGCGACATAGTAGAGTTGGAAGATAAAAGGGTATGCTTCTTAAGCAAATCAAATACACAGATATGGGTCTTAAACTCTTCTCTAAAAGAAATCCCCCTTGAAAAACCAAGGAATTTTACACATCCAATTTTTGTTGTAGGAAATGAAACCCAGCTAAATATAGGTGATAAAGTTGAACTGCAGTTAAAAACTAAATTTGATGAAAACGGGAAATCCCAAAACCTGTATATAGGGGAAGACACAGCAACAGAATTTATAGATTTCTGGAGTGATACTCTACCGGATGGTTCATACGGATGTAATATAGAAAAAATTAAAAATGAATTAATAAAACATAAAGTAGATATAAAAAATGGAAAACTTCAGATAAGAATATTCGGAGCACATACAATCGGACAGTTAGGTAAGAAGACTTTACAGGAAAAAAGTTTGAATTTAAGTTATTATTAA
- a CDS encoding HNH endonuclease, with protein MSEIIYQFGDEILKKIDGFENYAVSNKGYVYKGLKYGLLPEKYKEFRIKPFKNKQGFLQVQLSNKGKRKVLYVHRLVAQYFVPNPENYKYVVHIDGNRENNKVSNLKWSPYPEKKEMDYQEIFDLYAQGYSIYKISKQTGLSPQKIMKILGKKDILSISVSSELKEKLVQEAKEKGITLNKLIEEILNKYIGEKNG; from the coding sequence ATGAGTGAAATAATCTATCAGTTTGGGGATGAAATCCTGAAAAAAATAGATGGCTTTGAAAATTACGCCGTTAGCAACAAAGGTTATGTCTACAAAGGCCTGAAATATGGGCTTTTACCTGAAAAGTATAAAGAATTCCGGATAAAGCCATTTAAAAATAAACAGGGTTTTTTGCAAGTTCAGCTCAGTAATAAAGGGAAAAGAAAAGTTTTATACGTTCACAGGCTTGTTGCCCAGTATTTTGTCCCTAATCCTGAAAATTATAAATATGTGGTTCATATAGATGGAAATAGAGAAAACAACAAAGTTTCCAATCTAAAATGGAGTCCTTATCCGGAAAAAAAGGAAATGGATTATCAGGAAATATTTGATTTATACGCCCAGGGATATTCCATTTATAAAATCTCAAAACAGACAGGATTAAGTCCCCAAAAAATAATGAAAATATTAGGCAAAAAGGATATATTAAGTATATCTGTATCCTCTGAGCTAAAGGAAAAGCTTGTTCAGGAGGCAAAGGAAAAAGGCATAACCTTAAATAAACTGATTGAAGAAATACTAAACAAATATATAGGAGAAAAAAATGGATAA